Proteins from one Setaria italica strain Yugu1 chromosome V, Setaria_italica_v2.0, whole genome shotgun sequence genomic window:
- the LOC101774212 gene encoding probable WRKY transcription factor 65 — protein MSSAEDGYCSSDSPRAESPEESQAAAAADAESPRANKRERDLRDLHDLPASPSSPLPAAKRSRRSVEKRVVSVPLAECGDRPRAGSGEGPPPSDSWTWRKYGQKPIKGSPYPRGYYRCSSSKGCPARKQVERSRADPTVLLVTYTFEHNHESPQPKSSSCHQQGKPSPRPPAPKPEPVVEQAELGPEHELPEPEAPEQEQEQELEPEAEQEEQKVVVSLVAPETASTATVSPVAEEDESFDFGWFDQYPTWHRSAAYAPLLPPEEWERELQGEDALFAGLGELPECAVVFGRRRELSLEATAPCS, from the exons ATGTCGTCGGCGGAGGACGGGTACTGCAGCTCGGATTCGCCGCGGGCGGAATCCCCCGAGGAgtcgcaggcggcggcggcggcggacgcggagTCGCCGCGGGCGAACAAGCGCGAGCGCGACCTCCGGGACCTCCACGACCTCCCTGCCTCGCCGTCCTCCCCGCTGCCGGCTGCTAAGCGCAG CCGGAGATCGGTGGAGAAGCGGGTCGTGTCGGTGCCGCTCGCCGAGTGCGGGGACCGGCCCAGGGCGGGCAGCGGGGaggggccgccgccgtcggactCGTGGACGTGGCGCAAGTATGGGCAGAAGCCCATCAAGGGCTCCCCCTACCCTCG GGGGTACTACCGCTGCAGCAGCTCCAAGGGGTGCCCGGCGAGGAAGCAGGTCGAGCGCAGCCGCGCGGACCCCACCGTGCTGCTCGTCACCTACACCTTCGAGCACAACCACGAGTCGCCGCAGCCCAAGAGCAGCAGCTGCCACCAGCAGGGCAAGCCGTCcccacggccgccggcgcccaagCCTGAGCCGGTGGTCGAGCAGGCTGAGCTCGGTCCGGAGCATGAGCTGCCAGAGCCAGAAGCGCCAGaacaggagcaggagcaggagctggagccggaagcggagcaggaggagcagaAGGTCGTCGTGAGTCTGGTCGCGCCGGAAACGGCATCAACCGCAACGGTGTcgccggtggcggaggaggacgaaAGCTTCGACTTTGGGTGGTTCGACCAGTACCCGACGTGGCACCGGTCGGCGGCGtacgcgccgctgctgccgccggaggagtGGGAGCGGGAGCTGCAGGGGGAGGACGCCCTGTTCGCGGGGCTCGGCGAGCTGCCCGAGTGCGCCGTCGTGTTCGGGCGCCGGCGCGAGCTCAGCCTGGAGGCCACCGCGCCGTGCTCCTGA